Genomic DNA from Haloarcula marina:
GGTCGTCTCTGACAGTCGCCACTCGCGGCCGCACTCGGTCGTAGGATGTCCACAGTCGGGGGACCGTCTCCCGGCGGAGTATCTCCGGCGGATGGACCCACGCCGTTTCGACCGTCTCCTCGTTGGTCGTGACCGCCCGCGATGCACAGTCGAACAGGAAGGGATTGACCAGCCACCGCGTCCCGCGCGCCTCGTCGTCGACCGGAAACGGGTCGCCCGCCGCGACGAGCGTCGCCGCGTCGGCCAGTCCGGTCTCCTCCGCGATTTCGGCGCGGGCGGCCGTCTCCGGGTCCCGGTCCGTGTCCGCGTCGTCGGCGACGTGTCCGGCGACACCGCCCCACTTCCCGGGGTACGACCCGACGGCGTCGCTCCGGCGCAGGAGCAGTACCTCGCCGTCGTTCCGGAGGAAGCAGGTGACGACGGCGCGTTCGTCCATATCTGTCTCTCGACCCGCCGCCCCAATCAACCTACGGGCCGATTCCGTCGAGTAGCGCGTCCACGTCGGCCGCGTCGTTGAACACGTGTACCGACGCTCGAACCGCTTCGGGGTGGGGGAGCGACCGCACCACGATGCCGCGGTCGGCGAGGCGTTCGACGGTCGCCTCGGGGTCGTCGACGCCGAATGTCACCAGCCCCGACTCGTAGGACGCGGGACTCATCAATCGGTCGCCGAGGCCGTCTTTCAGGCGGTCGGTCAGTCGTTCCACCCGAGATTGGACGGTGTCGAGGCCGACGGCCTCGATGGTCTCGATGGCTTCTGCGAGGGCGACGTAGGGCGCTGGCGAGGTCGTCCCGACTTCGAACCGCCGCGCCCCCTCGTGGTAGGTGTATTCCTCGGCGTCCATGTCCTCGACGCTTCGGTAGCCGATACGGGTCTGCCGGAGACGCTCGTACGCGTCGGGGTCGACGTACAGCATTCCCGCCCCCCAAATCCCCAACAGCCACTTGTGGCCCGCTGTCGCCACGAAATCCGCGCCCCACTCGGTCACGTCGACGGGGTGTTGGCCGACCGACTGGACGGCGTCGACGAGTACCTGTGCGCCCGCCTCGTGGGCGATGTCCACGACTTCCGAGACGGGGAGCCGAGTCCCGTGGGTCCACGTGAGCGAACTCAGGACGACGAGACGGGCGTCCGCGACGGCGGTTTTCACGTCGTCCATGTCGAGTCGCCCTCGCTCGGTTTCCAGCACCCGAACCTCGACGTCGTGGGTATCGGCCAGTCGGTCCCAGGGGAGCGTCCCGGCGGGATGTTCGAGGTCGGTGCGGACGACCACGTCACCCGGCCGCCAGTCGATAGCGCTGGCGACGAGGTTGACGGCGTCGGCGGTGCTCCGGGCGAATGCGAGGTCCTCGGGCCGCGTGCCGAGGTGTCCGGCGGTGACCTCCCGAGCGGCCGTCATCGCGTCGAACGCCACCGGATACGGTCCCGCTCCGGCGGGCGCTTCGAATGCGTGGCGTTCGAGGAAGTCCGTCGCCGCGCCGACGACGTTCCGGGGACTCGGGCCGCTCGCTCCCGTGTTGCAGTACGTACACCGGTCCAGCGCGGGAATCGACGCGCGAAGCTCCGCGGGGTCCATACCGCTTCAACGCGGCCCGCCGTCTTGAGCGCTGTGCGTGTCGCCGCGGTCACAGCGACGCGCCGACGAACCCGCCGAGGGCGACGCCGACCAGCGCGACGGCCAGCGTCCCGCCAGCGTACAGCGCGGCCTGCCGCGGATACCCCAGTTCGGCCAACCGAACCGTCTCGAAGGCGAACGACGAGAACGTCGTGAACGCGCCGCAAAATCCGGTACCGACGGCGAGTGCGACCGATTCGCCGACCGGCGCGGCCACGAGCGCACCCAGCAGCACGCTCCCCAACACGTTCACGGCCAGCGTGTCCGCCCGGTTGCGTTCGAGTCGCGTCCCGACGAGGTGGCGGCCGAGCGCACCGGTCATCCCGCCGACGCCGACGAGCAACAGCGGATTCACGACACCCACCTCGCGACGAGGCGGCCGAGGACGACGGCGAGGAAACCGAGCGCGTAGTTGGCGACGACGTTCGTCACCGCGAGCGCCGGCGAGAGTGAACTCGTCTGGACGGCGAACGTACTGTAGGTGGTAAACGAGGAGAGAAAGCCGGTACCGAGGACGAGTCGCGTCTCCGCCGAGAGCACGTCGGCGAGGTGGGCCTCGTACAGCAACACTCCGAGCGCGAAACTCCCCGCGACGTTCACGAGGAGCGTCCCGACGACGGCCCCGTCGAGGGCCGCGAGCGGCGGTGAGGCGACCGCTACCGAGTGCCGGAGAATCGCACCGGCGAAGCCGCCGACGGCGACGAGAAAGAGCGGTTCGGCCCGCGAGAGGGCGTGTGACTCGGTCATCACGCACCTCTCTCGGACGGTGGTACTCGTCAGTTGCGATGTGGTCCACGCGCGTTGAGTCACGCCCGGTCGACGGCCGACGCGCGCGGACTCTCGCCGCCGTGTGGCGTCCGTCGCTCGCGGACCTGCACGTGGTGAGTCGACTCCGTGGCGTCGTCGACGACCAACGCCTCCCCCGTCGCGGCCGGAAGTCGGGTTTCGAGGCTCCCGTCGAGGTACGTCGGCCGAGCGTCGGCGAGTGCGTCGATGTCGGCCTCGCTGGTCAGTCGATGCGCTAGCAGCAGGTCCGCCTGCGAGATGGCAACAGCGGGCAGGGCGCTCGGCCGCTGGGTCGCCAGCCAGCAACTGACGCCGGGGTGTCGTCCCTTCGTCAGCAACCGTCGGAGCGCCGCCGAAGCCACCCCGTGAGTGAACGTGTGCGCCTCGTCGACGAACAGCCACGGCAACCGTCCCGACCCACCCGAAATTCGCGCGTCGTAGAGCGAATCCGCGACGGCCGCGAGGACGGCGTTTGCGGGCGCGGAGTCCACGCCCGCGAGATTCAGGACCGTCACGTCGGGACCACAGAGCGTTTCGGTAGCCAGTCCCGCCGCGTCGAACACGCCCCACGACGCCGCGAGCGTCAGGTGGTTGCGCGCCGCGCGACGCACGGCCGGGTCGGCGTCCGCGTCGTCGACGAAGGCTCGCATCGCCGCCAGCGTCTCGCTCGTCGTCGCCGCCTGCCACACCAGCGCGCCGGTCCCGCTCTCCGGCGAGAGGGCGAGGAGCGAACACCAGCGACGCGGGCCGAGTGCGTCCGCTCGGACGCGAGGCGTGACCACCGAAGCGTCGACTGCGGACCCCGCGAGCGACTCGAAGGTTCCCATCGGGTCGACGACCACGGGTGCGACGCCGTCGACGCTCGCGACGCCTTCGAGGAGGACGCCCAGCGTGTACGTCTTGCCCGACCCGCGCTTCCCGACGACGAGGCCCGCGTGCGGGCGGTCAGCGTCGACGGCGACGGGCGCGCCGTGACTCCCGTCCCGCGCCCGGTAGTGGCCGAGCGACGCCGTCGGTCCCTGCCCGCCGTCGCGTCCGATGACGACCATACCGCCGCTGGTCTCGCCTTGGTACTTGAACCGTCGGCCGAGGGTTCAAGTGCGGTGCCGGGACCACCCCGTGCCATGAGCGACTCACTGTGGAGCGACGAGCGGGCTATCGAAGGACTCCCCATCAGACTGGTCATCGCGCTGGTGGTCGGCGTGGCCTGTCTGAGCGTGATGATGAGCACCATCTCGGGTATCGAGACGTTGCAGGTGACCGAAGTCGACGTGGAACCTCACCCCGAGGTGACGACGCCCGGCGACGGCGAGGTGACCGTCACCGTCGTCGACCCGGAGGGTGCGCCGGTCGCCGACGCCACCGTCGTCGCCAAGAGCGGGACGGCGACGCTGTCACAGGTGGCGACGGCCGAGACGGGACCGCGGGGGAACGCCACCCTCTCGCTGTCGCCGTCGCTCGGCGCGAACCAACAGGACGGCACGGTCGTCTTCGAGGTGAAGCCCCCGGCGGGCAGCAGCTATCAGGACGGGCGGTCGAACACGGACTTGCTGGTCGTGGCCGCTTAGTCCCAGTCTATCCAGTCTTGCTCCCACCCGGTGCGGGACTGGGCCTGTCGGCGGGCGTGTTCGCGGTCCTCGCGCTGGGTCCGGTTGCGCTCGACGGTGTCGGCCTGTTCGCCCTCGACGAGCATCGGCTGGAAGGCGACGCTCCCGAGACGCTGGACCTCGCGGTCGGCGGTGACCGTCGCGAGCGTCTGCTCGCGCCCGCCGAGCGGCATCACGAGACGGCCGTCGTCGGCCAGTTGCGAGACGAGCGCCCGCGGCGGTTCGATGGCGGCGGCCTCCAGCAGC
This window encodes:
- a CDS encoding aminotransferase class V-fold PLP-dependent enzyme, translating into MDPAELRASIPALDRCTYCNTGASGPSPRNVVGAATDFLERHAFEAPAGAGPYPVAFDAMTAAREVTAGHLGTRPEDLAFARSTADAVNLVASAIDWRPGDVVVRTDLEHPAGTLPWDRLADTHDVEVRVLETERGRLDMDDVKTAVADARLVVLSSLTWTHGTRLPVSEVVDIAHEAGAQVLVDAVQSVGQHPVDVTEWGADFVATAGHKWLLGIWGAGMLYVDPDAYERLRQTRIGYRSVEDMDAEEYTYHEGARRFEVGTTSPAPYVALAEAIETIEAVGLDTVQSRVERLTDRLKDGLGDRLMSPASYESGLVTFGVDDPEATVERLADRGIVVRSLPHPEAVRASVHVFNDAADVDALLDGIGP
- a CDS encoding fluoride efflux transporter FluC, with amino-acid sequence MNPLLLVGVGGMTGALGRHLVGTRLERNRADTLAVNVLGSVLLGALVAAPVGESVALAVGTGFCGAFTTFSSFAFETVRLAELGYPRQAALYAGGTLAVALVGVALGGFVGASL
- a CDS encoding fluoride efflux transporter FluC encodes the protein MTESHALSRAEPLFLVAVGGFAGAILRHSVAVASPPLAALDGAVVGTLLVNVAGSFALGVLLYEAHLADVLSAETRLVLGTGFLSSFTTYSTFAVQTSSLSPALAVTNVVANYALGFLAVVLGRLVARWVS
- a CDS encoding ATP-binding protein yields the protein MVVIGRDGGQGPTASLGHYRARDGSHGAPVAVDADRPHAGLVVGKRGSGKTYTLGVLLEGVASVDGVAPVVVDPMGTFESLAGSAVDASVVTPRVRADALGPRRWCSLLALSPESGTGALVWQAATTSETLAAMRAFVDDADADPAVRRAARNHLTLAASWGVFDAAGLATETLCGPDVTVLNLAGVDSAPANAVLAAVADSLYDARISGGSGRLPWLFVDEAHTFTHGVASAALRRLLTKGRHPGVSCWLATQRPSALPAVAISQADLLLAHRLTSEADIDALADARPTYLDGSLETRLPAATGEALVVDDATESTHHVQVRERRTPHGGESPRASAVDRA
- a CDS encoding DUF7382 domain-containing protein; the protein is MSDSLWSDERAIEGLPIRLVIALVVGVACLSVMMSTISGIETLQVTEVDVEPHPEVTTPGDGEVTVTVVDPEGAPVADATVVAKSGTATLSQVATAETGPRGNATLSLSPSLGANQQDGTVVFEVKPPAGSSYQDGRSNTDLLVVAA